The Candidatus Lernaella stagnicola sequence AACTGCGCGGTACGCTTCAAGTCGCCGCCGTCAAGGCTCCGGGCTTCGGCGATCGCCGCAAGGCCATGCTGGAAGACATCGCGCATTTGACCGGCGGCAGAGTGATCGCCGAAGAGCTCGGTGTGACGCTGGAAAGCGTATCGCTCCAAGATCTAGGCTCCGCCAAGCGCGTAGTGATCGACAAAGACAACACGACGATCATCGACGGCGCCGGCGCCTCCGAAGCCATCGAAGGCCGCGTGAAGCAGCTTCGCCAGCAGGTCGAGGCAACGACCAGCGACTACGACCGTGAAAAGTTGCAGGAACGGCTGGCCAAGTTGGTCGGCGGCGTGGCGGTCATCAAGGTCGGTGCGGCGACGGAAGTTGAGATGAAGGAAAAGAAAGCCCGCGTCGAAGACGCTTTGAACGCCACGCGCGCCGCAGTGGAAGAAGGCATCGTTCCGGGAGGCGGCGTTGCGTTGCTGCGTACCGTCCCGGCGGTGGCCAAATTGAAGCTGGACGGCGATCAGCAAGCTGGCGTGAAAATCATTTTGCGCGCTCTGGAAGAGCCGATTCGGCAGATCGTCAACAACGCCGGCCTCGAAGGCGCGGTGGTTGTCGATGCGGTCAGGGGCAAAAAGGGCGGCTACGGCTTCGATGCTCAGAACGAAGAGTACACCGACCTGATCGCCGCGGGTATCATCGACCCGACCAAGGTCACCCGCAGCGCGCTGCAGAACGCGGCGTCGGTCGCCAGCACACTGCTGACCACCGAAGTGATGATTGTCGAGAAGCCCAAAGACGACGCCGCCGGCGGCATGCCCGGCGGCATGGGCGGCATGGGTGGAATGGGCGGCATGCCCGGCATGATGTAACAGACCAAGTCCCGCCGGCTTTCGCCGGTGACGACGCAGTCTTTACGTGAGAAACAAAAACCCTCGGCCTTTGGGCCGGGGGTTTTTTTACGGCTGAAGCCGTTCTTACCGGTGGTTGGGGAACTCGCGCCCCAAACCTCGTTTGCGCCGTTACTCGATCGGCGAAATCTCCAGAATGCGTACTTGGTATCGGTCGTACAACACGTCGATGCGGCCGTCTTCGTCCGGAGTGAAGGTTTCCTCGGTGGTGTAATCGACGACGCAAAGATTCTCGCCAAACGCCGAGACATCAAGGTTGATGACCATCGGACGCTCGTTGGTCGAAACCGAAAGCACCCAGTCGGCGGTGTCTTCCTGCTTGACGACGTAGTCGAACATGGAAACCGAATACGGCGTTTGCGGGTCTAGATCGATCGCGGCGTCGTCGGCCAGGATAACGCCGAACAACTCGTTGATCTCACCCACGTGCGTAATGAATTCATCCCAGATTTCCGGCACGGCGTGAATCGTGTAGTCGCCGCTGTAATTCCACGGCAGCAGGCCCCTGGCCCCCAGGACGATGAACTGCCACATCATGTTGCGCAGTTCCCAGGCGTCGGGGTGGAAAGGCTGGTCAAAGCGACCTTCATACCACTCCCAACTAAAGGCCTGCATGACGCCCATGACCGGTTTTTCGTCCTCCACCGCGGCGCGCGCTTCCAGAACGGAGTATTTGACCATCGACAGGAAAATGTACGGCGACGGGTATGGGTCGACGGCAAAAACCGAGCAGTCCGAGGAGTACATCGTGAAATCCTCCATCGCCTGCTCAACCAGGAAGTCCGGATGCTCCGCGGAATAGGTGTTGAGGATGTAATGCACGCGCTCGGTCAGTTCATGGTCGGGCCGATGCAGCGCGGGCTCGTCGAAGGTATGCCAACCGAAAAGGCTGCCCACGCCGTTGCGCTCGTCCAGTTCGGCTTCCAGTTCCGACTCCGGCCGCGTGAGTGTTTCGCTCAAACTCGACCAGGGCTTCAGGAACAGGAACACGCCCTTGTCCTGTGCCAGACGCAACAAATCGATTTGCGGTTGCGTACCACTGCCGCAACAGCCCGGCCCGCCGTAACCGATGTTGAACCCCTCGGACTTGTAGATCTCGAGGCCCTCCGCATCGGTGGGGACGCGATAGAAACCGATCGGGAAAAAGCGTTGACCGTCGACGAGAAAGTAGTTGTCTTCGTCCCAGGAAACCGTGGTGGGGTCGGCCAGGTCAGGCTCGGGCCAGGGATCCGGCGCCACGGGCACGCAATCTTTGCAACCGCCGGCCCGCTGCGGCGGGCTGAGGTTGGCGAGTTCGCCGCGTTGGGCGGTTTCATCGGGCAGGTTCGGCGCCCCGTCGTCGTCCGCCGTTGCGTCATCGCCGCCGTCGTGATTCGCGTCGGGGCAGTCGTTACAGGCTTGGTCGCTATTGTGATCGCAGGCGGCCAAACCGAAAACCAACAAGAACAGGGCGATCGCCAGCCGGAACGTCGCGCGTTTCATGGCAGCACCTCCTCGGGCATCGTGGCGTCGTAAATGTATTGCGCAATCGTCAAAACCGTCGAACGCATGCCGTCTTCAGGCGGGTTGTATAGGAAGGGACCGATCGGCACGGGCACCGGCAACAGGCGGATTTCCGGCAGGTCGAACCACGCGAAGGCCACGTCCAGCAGTTCCATCAGCCAGTTCAGTTCGCTGATGACGAACCAATTGGGCAGCGACGGGTTAATGTCTTCCGGCCCGCCGTCCAGCAACGCCGCGCCCAGATCATTCGACATGGTCATGATGCCTTCGATTGTCGTTTGCAGTTCCGGCGACAGGTCGAGGAAAAAGGGCACGTGCCACAGCTCGCCTTCGTCGTACCGGCCGTTGCCGTTGGCGTCGATGTAGCCAAGCACGTCGTCTTCCTGCGGCTCGGTTTCCTCCATCGCCATCGCGAACGCGCCAGCCATCGTGCGCAGACCCAGGCCGCCGTTGACGCACGAGGAGGTAAGCTGCTCTTCCCCGTCATCCAGGAAAGTCAATAATTCCGGGTAGTCCGGGTCTTCCAACAGAGCGATGAGCAGCCCGCTGAGACTGTGCAGCAACTCTTTGATATCGCCGCTGGCCGGGAATTCCCAATGCGCGAAGGTGTAGTAGTTGAACGTGGCGTCGTAGGCCAACAACGCGTGCTCGAACGATCCGACCAATTGCGCGAAGGCGTACGCGTTCTCCACGTCGGCGATGTCCCATTCCCCGCCCATGTCCAGGATCACGTGGTCGCCGTCCACCCACAGCGGCAGTTCCTCAAAGTAGAACTCGACTTGCGGGTGATTTTCCCGGAGATCGGCGGCCAACGCGGTGATTTCCGCGTTCACCGGCAGCATGTAGTCGCGCACCATCGCCTGCACGACGGTGCCGATGCTCTTGTCGCCTTGTTCGTGCGGCGCGGGGTTGAAGTTTGTGATGAACTGAATGAGCCGCTGGAACATATCGACGTACCATTGCACGTCGGCGGCGAGCATACCGAGTTTGGCGTCGCCGACTTCGGGGCACAGCCGCGTGGCTTCGAGAAAGTCACCGTAGGCGGCGTCGAACTCGTAATCGTAGAGGTGCTGTTTCCCCGAAACGACGAGCGGATTGTAGTTTTCCCAATCGCAAATCTCCGGCGGAGGAGTGTCGTCATCATTGTCGTCGTCATCGGTTGTGTCGTCGTCATCATCGGTTGTGTCGTCATCGGCGCCCGTATCGTCATCGGCGGTGTCGTCATCGTCACCGGTAGTGTCGTTGTCGTCATCGTCGTCGGCCGAGGGCGTGTCGTTATCGTCGTCGTCGTCGTCGCCGCAGGCCATGGTCAACAACATCGTGCCGACCAGCAGCGCCAGGAAAATCAAGAGAAAGGTCCGTGTGGTTTTCATCGTTCAAATCCCTCCACAGCCGGCGTTTTGGTCGCCGTCGTCATCATCATCTCCCGCGGCGTTGCCACCGCCGTCGTCGTCACCGGCGGTAATGCCTTCGGCGCTGACTCCGTTACGATTGTGCTGGTCATCGTCGTCGCCGTTGTCGTCGTCGCCTTCGGCAAGCGTCCGCACGGTGATTTCCTCGCTGGGCGCGGAGCGGTTCCCATTCAGGTCAAACGCCTGCACCCAGATAACGTGGTCGCGTCCGGGCATGAGGCCCAGCAGCCGCGCGCCCGTCGCGTTGGCGTCGACCATGCCACCGAAGAGTTCATCGCCTTCGTAAATCGCGTACCAAATTTCGTACCCCGCCAAATCCGGCGCGGTGGGCGCCGTCCACGTGAGTTCAACGGCCTCGATATCCGGCGTGCCGTCCACATCGGTGGGCGCGGCGGGCGGTATTTCGTCCAGTTCGCCAAGGATTTTCTCGGCCACCTTGCGCCGCCAATCCAGCACGCGTTCCCAGTCACGCTCGAACTGCCAGGTTTTCGGCGCCACGGTGAGCGTTACGCCGTCCACCCAGTCTTCGTACCCGGCCAGGTCCAGCAGGTGGAAATACTCGTAATCTTCCATTCCCTCGCGCAAATACTTCATGCGCAACGAGGCGACGGGAATGTCGGACGAGCCGCCGATTTTGCTCACGACGCCTGGGTAGATCATCGTGCCGTCGCCCTGGCAGACGAACTGATACGCGAAATTATCGCTCCACAGGTCCTGCCCGCCACGGTAGTTGTACAAGGTGTGCCAGAACAAAATGCCTTGGAAATGGTACCGGCGTGTCAGCCACAGCCACGCTCGCATGTGGGTCGATTCTTGGTCGATCATGTGCGAGGCGTAGCCGAAGCCGGTCGTGGCGCTCACGCAGTTGTACCACCAGGTTTTCATCCCGGCGTCGCGCACTTCGTCGTACTTTTCGGGATAAGGCGGCCACGGCATGCTGTCGGAGAACAGCGGTTCGTCCGGGCACCAGATGTCGATGTCGCCGTCGAGATCTTCCTCGTATTGCTCGGTAACCATCGGCTGCAGGCCGGGATGCGCATTGTGGATGCGCTGCGATAGATCCCGCAACGACGGATACTGCGCGGGGTCCGGCTCGTCGGGCATGTAGTACCAAATCTTGTCGATCCACCCCATCGCCTCGAAGTGATCGCCCCACCCCTTCCAGTACTCGCGCTCCCAATCGGCCGGGGTTACATGCCCTGGTCGACCGCCCTGCGGGCCCGGCAGGCGCATGCCGGTGAAGGCGTAATCGCGGTAGAAACCGCCGTCGAGGTACGGCGCATGCAGGGTGTCGAATTCCGTCCAATCCCAATCGAAGGTGTTGGTGGCATCGTTCCAGGTCGCCGTCGGCGAGGTCATTCTCCAACTGTAGATGCCCATGCGGTGCCGGGCGAATTCTTCGTAGTAGTAAAGATTAAGGGTGTCGCAATCGGTCGTGCCGCCGTTGTTGCCGTGCCAGGAGCAGGGCGTGCTGCGACTGTAGCCGTAGTTGCTGTCGATCGAAAGTTGGTCGGGCAGCGCGAAATCCCACACCGTCAGCGTAACGGTACCGGTCCACGTCGCGCGATCGGTCGCCGTGACCGTCACCGTCGCGGTGTAGTCGCCGGGCGTTTGGTCCTCGGGTACGAACACGTCGACAAAGACCGCCTGGGCGAAATCGGCGGCGACATCAAAGGGTGCGCCGGCACGGATTTCGCCGACGAAATGGTCGACGAAGGGCACGAGAGCGTCGGGCCAATAGCCGGCACTGTTTGGATCAGGCGGCTGGTGACTGATTCTGTCCGCTGTCACTTCCAGGTAGTGCACGCGGTAGGCTTCGACCTCGGTGATGTCGTCGCCGGGCCCGCTAAAGGGCGAGATATCCACATCCACATCGGTCACGCCCGCATCGTCGCGCACGAGTACTTGAAACGGCTCCCATTCGTTTTGAGCGGCGAACAAATGGTAGGTGTCGGCCGGCTCAAAGGAAAATTCAGGCCGGTGCTTATTTGTACCGTGGGTAAGGCCGACCAGATACTCCGCCGCCGCCGGACCGACCATCGCCAAGCACAAACCGACCGCCACTATCAGCAGGAAAAATCGCTTCCACATTGGAGGGACCCCTTGAGCGGTTGGAACCATACAGCACACGAACGGTAATGATACGCGCCGCGGTACAGCCGGTCAATTCCTGAATGGTGGAATGCGTTTGAAACCATGATATTCAACCCGATGATCACCCTTTTTGAATATTTTTGTCATAAAAAAACGGGCGGGTTGGCGGCCCCGCCCGCTGCTGGGGGTCGAAGAGGGTGCGACGCGACGCCACTGCGGCGTGCGACAGGGGCTGGAAGCGAAGGCGCGATATGATCGGCTTGGCTGTGGTCGCGAAGGTGACCGCATGGGTTGGGATCCGACCACAAGTGTCGGAAACCCTATCGCCTCGCTTGCCCTCTTCTTTTCACTGTCGGCTATTTAAAGAGATCGGCTCGGGCGACAAAGACGATGAGAATAAAAAAACCACCCCCGCAAACCAATCAGCTTGCGGGGGCGGTTGGTGCCTATTGGCGAGGATTCGTTAAGCCTGCTCTTCAGGCTCCGCCGGCGCTTCGACCGGTTCCGAGAAAACCGTGTTTTCAAAGACGATCTCAGCGATATCCATTTGGCGCTTGCCTTCCATGACTTCTTCCATTTGCGGCCGTTTCAAGGCTTCGTCGAACATCATGCCGCACAGCGGACAGGCCGAGACGATATCCGTCGCGCCCGTAGCCGCCAACTCTTCACTGCGCACATTGTTGCAGCGGTCGATGCCCTGTTCCGGATCGAAGTCTTCTTCCAGCCAAGCCCGGCCGCCACCGCCGCCGCAGCAGAAGGTTTTCTTGCCGGTACGCGCCGGCTCGATCACCGTGTAGCCGCAAGCCGCCAACACGTCGCGTGGCTCTTGCACGATATCGTTGTAGCGGGCCAGGAAGCAGGAATCGTGATACGTCGCGGTCTTGCCGTTGCCGCCCCGCAGCTTGATTTTCTGCTCGCGAATGAGTTGCGCGAGAATTTCGGTGTGGTGGAACACTTCCCACTGGAAACCGAAATCCGGGTACTCATGCTTCAGGCAGTTGTAGCTGTGCGGATCGGCCGTGACGACTTTCTTGCCCTTGAAGGTCGGGTCGAGTTCGCACTCTTCCACCGTCTGCTTGAACATCATCACCAGCGCCTGGAACGAAGCCTCGTTGCCCAAACGACGCAGGCTGTCGCCTTCCGAGAACTCCATCTCGCCCAACACCGCAACGTTGAGGCCCGCTTCTTTGAAGATCTTGGCCAGCGCGCGGTTCGCTTTGATCGCTTTCGGGTCGTAGGAACCCAGATCGCCGACATACCAGAGGTATTCGAAATCGGGATTCTCAAAGACCGTCGGCACGCCTTCTTCGGCGATCCAACTCATGCGCTCACTGGGGCTGAAGCCCCACGGATTGGCGTTGGTGTCCATGTTCTTGAAGAAGGTTTTGCAGGCCTTTTCGGAATCGTCGAATTCCATGGCCAGTTCGCGACGCATGTAGGTGATCAAAGGCACGTGCTCGATCATCGCGGGGCACGCGTGCATGCAGGCCATGCAGTTGGTGCAATCCCACAAGACAGTCGAGTCGATGGCGCCCCGGTATTCTTCGCCCCACATGGCGGCTTCGGATTTCAACAGGAAATGGCCGTCGGCCACCGAACCCTCGAGGCCCTCAGTTGCCTGGGCTTCGCCTTCTTCGGCGGTTTTTTCGACTGCGGCGTCAGCCTCGGCCTCGACCTTGGCCCACCAGTAATCCTTGACGGCCTGGATGAAGTCCTTGGGCGACAAGTGAACCTCACGGCCCTTCTTGGTTTCATAAGCCGGACAGACATCCTGGCAGCGGCCGCAACGCAGGCAGCCGTCGAGTTGCGCGATTTCGCGCCAGGTCAACTCTTCGATGCGTTTGTAACCCAGCTCGACATCTTCCCCGGCTTCCATCCGCTCCATCATGCTGGGGATGGGTTCGATCATTTTGCCGGTCGGTTTCAACGTCGCGGTGTAGATGTTGATCCCGGTGGTGAAGATGTGCCGCGCCTTGTAGTAAGGAATGCTGGCGATAAAGACCATCGAGGCCAGCACGTGGATGGTCCAGAACGCCTGGTGCAAGCCGGCGCTGCCGCCGAAAATTTTGCCCAGACCGTAACCGACGAAACTCGACGCTTCGTAAGCGACCTGCCCCTTCTCGGCCATCACCACGCCGATGCGCGCGCCCTCCGACAGGAACCCGGTGACCAACACGCCCAGCAAGAACCACAGGAACAGCGCGTCCTCGGCGCGGTTGTCCAAGCCTTC is a genomic window containing:
- the groL gene encoding chaperonin GroEL (60 kDa chaperone family; promotes refolding of misfolded polypeptides especially under stressful conditions; forms two stacked rings of heptamers to form a barrel-shaped 14mer; ends can be capped by GroES; misfolded proteins enter the barrel where they are refolded when GroES binds), with the translated sequence MAKDILYGLEARTKILAGVDKLANAVKVTLGPKGRHAILEKSFGAPTVTKDGVTVAKEIDLEDRFENMGAQMVREVASKTSDVAGDGTTTATILAQAIFREGVKMIAAGASPMELKRGIDKAVDVVVEELRNLSKPIQDPKEIAQVGAISANSDSHIGDTISQAMDKVGKEGVITVEEAKGIETTLEAVEGMQFDRGYLSPYFVTDPERMEVAFDEPLILLHEKKIAGMKDLLPLLEQVVKMGRPLIIVAEDIEGEALATLVVNKLRGTLQVAAVKAPGFGDRRKAMLEDIAHLTGGRVIAEELGVTLESVSLQDLGSAKRVVIDKDNTTIIDGAGASEAIEGRVKQLRQQVEATTSDYDREKLQERLAKLVGGVAVIKVGAATEVEMKEKKARVEDALNATRAAVEEGIVPGGGVALLRTVPAVAKLKLDGDQQAGVKIILRALEEPIRQIVNNAGLEGAVVVDAVRGKKGGYGFDAQNEEYTDLIAAGIIDPTKVTRSALQNAASVASTLLTTEVMIVEKPKDDAAGGMPGGMGGMGGMGGMPGMM
- a CDS encoding DUF4091 domain-containing protein — protein: MWKRFFLLIVAVGLCLAMVGPAAAEYLVGLTHGTNKHRPEFSFEPADTYHLFAAQNEWEPFQVLVRDDAGVTDVDVDISPFSGPGDDITEVEAYRVHYLEVTADRISHQPPDPNSAGYWPDALVPFVDHFVGEIRAGAPFDVAADFAQAVFVDVFVPEDQTPGDYTATVTVTATDRATWTGTVTLTVWDFALPDQLSIDSNYGYSRSTPCSWHGNNGGTTDCDTLNLYYYEEFARHRMGIYSWRMTSPTATWNDATNTFDWDWTEFDTLHAPYLDGGFYRDYAFTGMRLPGPQGGRPGHVTPADWEREYWKGWGDHFEAMGWIDKIWYYMPDEPDPAQYPSLRDLSQRIHNAHPGLQPMVTEQYEEDLDGDIDIWCPDEPLFSDSMPWPPYPEKYDEVRDAGMKTWWYNCVSATTGFGYASHMIDQESTHMRAWLWLTRRYHFQGILFWHTLYNYRGGQDLWSDNFAYQFVCQGDGTMIYPGVVSKIGGSSDIPVASLRMKYLREGMEDYEYFHLLDLAGYEDWVDGVTLTVAPKTWQFERDWERVLDWRRKVAEKILGELDEIPPAAPTDVDGTPDIEAVELTWTAPTAPDLAGYEIWYAIYEGDELFGGMVDANATGARLLGLMPGRDHVIWVQAFDLNGNRSAPSEEITVRTLAEGDDDNGDDDDQHNRNGVSAEGITAGDDDGGGNAAGDDDDDGDQNAGCGGI
- a CDS encoding heterodisulfide reductase-related iron-sulfur binding cluster; translated protein: MAVTKHVAESGVERLAMWEMYPGFWSYTRWIIYGLAVVVVAIFAYGLWTRFKAYRMGRKAEGRLDNVGARVGSLLKYWIGQLKVLQETYQGVLHLMIFWGFVVLFIGTSLTVLDEDLYRLLSGGQKFIHGDFYVVFSFLLDLFGLLAIIGVLMAMYRRYVMKPEGLDNRAEDALFLWFLLGVLVTGFLSEGARIGVVMAEKGQVAYEASSFVGYGLGKIFGGSAGLHQAFWTIHVLASMVFIASIPYYKARHIFTTGINIYTATLKPTGKMIEPIPSMMERMEAGEDVELGYKRIEELTWREIAQLDGCLRCGRCQDVCPAYETKKGREVHLSPKDFIQAVKDYWWAKVEAEADAAVEKTAEEGEAQATEGLEGSVADGHFLLKSEAAMWGEEYRGAIDSTVLWDCTNCMACMHACPAMIEHVPLITYMRRELAMEFDDSEKACKTFFKNMDTNANPWGFSPSERMSWIAEEGVPTVFENPDFEYLWYVGDLGSYDPKAIKANRALAKIFKEAGLNVAVLGEMEFSEGDSLRRLGNEASFQALVMMFKQTVEECELDPTFKGKKVVTADPHSYNCLKHEYPDFGFQWEVFHHTEILAQLIREQKIKLRGGNGKTATYHDSCFLARYNDIVQEPRDVLAACGYTVIEPARTGKKTFCCGGGGGRAWLEEDFDPEQGIDRCNNVRSEELAATGATDIVSACPLCGMMFDEALKRPQMEEVMEGKRQMDIAEIVFENTVFSEPVEAPAEPEEQA